A region from the Salminus brasiliensis chromosome 22, fSalBra1.hap2, whole genome shotgun sequence genome encodes:
- the LOC140544380 gene encoding carbohydrate sulfotransferase 15-like: MKVQTNSAPCSARPCPHPAHLLSGSEVSLPGGVMAHLHYKYSLLSSEAEEYRKRPLPLQVFRISNISCPCTALFHAHRLQYGKQRRARKDNRCMQESSMRACVYNSSLNNAMPVRLQVGLYVVYVLDWLSVFGRDQLLVLRLEDHAADRRLSMHRVFQFLHLGPLSVQKEAEISKRPASNTRRLADKNLGPMLPLTRELLSGFYSPFNRKLADVLQDDAFLWKTHSQPGVRNS, encoded by the exons ATGAAGGTCCAGACCAACAGCGCCCCCTGCTCTGCCCGGCCCTGTCCCCACCCGGCCCACCTCCTCTCCGGCTCTGAGGTCAGCCTGCCTGGAGGGGTCATGGCCCACCTGCACTACAAATACAGCCTGCTCAGCTCAGAGGCCGAGGAGTACCGTAAGAGGCCTCTTCCACTGCAGGTATTCAGAATATCTAATATTTCATGTCCGTGCACAGCGTTGTTTCACGCCCACAGATTACAATATGGTAAACAGAGAAGGGCAAGAAAAGACAACCG GTGTATGCAGGAGTCCAGTATGAGGGCCTGTGTGTACAACAGCAGCCTCAACAACGCCATGCCT gtGCGGCTGCAGGTGGGGCTGTATGTCGTGTATGTTCTGGACTGGTTGTCCGTGTTCGGTCGGGATCAGCTGTTGGTTCTGAGGCTGGAGGATCATGCTGCAGACCGGAGGCTGTCCATGCACAGAGTCTTCCAGTTCCTTCATTTag GGCCTCTATCTGTGCAGAAGGAGGCTGAGATCTCAAAGCGCCCAGCGTCTAACACACGGAGGCTGGCAGATAAAAACCTGGGTCCGATGCTTCCGCTGACGCGAGAGCTCCTCTCCGGTTTCTACAGCCCGTTTAACAGGAAACTGGCCGACGTGCTGCAGGACGACGCCTTCCTCTGGAAGACACACTCCCAACCAGGGGTCAGAAACAGCTAA